One genomic segment of Streptomyces sp. TLI_146 includes these proteins:
- a CDS encoding sulfatase, whose translation MSSYESKLSRRAFGGAVAAGAAAVGLSAADAQAQTPPEERPFKAAPHRGARRPNILFILGDDLGWADLSSYGAPHIKTPNLDRLARQGVRFTDAYSGSATCSPTRFSLYTGRFPGRTKGGLAEPIADRSVGLEPTHPTLASLLRDAGYATALIGKWHCGYLPDYSPTKSGWDEFFGNFGGALEYYSKLGLGGEYDLYEGDVREGDAEYKDLRYYTRILTERASEYVQRDHGDQPWLLNLNFTTPHWPWIADGDEEQSAEIVRRIKAGQKGALWHQDGGSVEKYAEMVQDLDRSIGEVLRALKKSGQERDTLVFFASDNGGERFSYNWPLSGNKSSLREGGIRVPTIVRWPARLDGGQVSHEPVFTPDWTATLLEIGGARPHPAYKLDGTSLAPYLLKGERLAERELFWRVRGERALRRGDWKYYRGKGGQDQLFNLAEDRREQADRAVDEPKLLGELKAAWERTDKELLPYPGE comes from the coding sequence GTGTCCTCGTACGAATCCAAGCTGTCCCGGCGCGCCTTCGGCGGTGCCGTCGCGGCGGGCGCCGCCGCCGTCGGCCTGTCCGCCGCCGATGCCCAGGCACAGACCCCGCCGGAGGAAAGGCCGTTCAAGGCCGCGCCGCACCGGGGCGCCCGTCGGCCCAACATCCTCTTCATCCTTGGCGACGACCTCGGCTGGGCCGATCTCTCCTCCTACGGCGCCCCGCACATCAAGACCCCCAACCTGGACCGGCTCGCGCGGCAGGGGGTGCGGTTCACGGATGCCTACTCCGGGTCCGCGACCTGCTCGCCGACACGGTTCAGCCTGTACACCGGACGCTTCCCCGGACGTACGAAGGGCGGTCTCGCGGAGCCGATCGCGGACAGGTCCGTCGGGCTCGAACCGACGCATCCCACACTGGCCTCGCTGCTGCGCGACGCGGGCTACGCGACTGCCCTCATCGGCAAGTGGCACTGCGGGTACCTGCCGGACTACTCGCCCACGAAGTCGGGCTGGGACGAGTTCTTCGGGAACTTCGGCGGCGCTCTGGAGTACTACTCGAAGCTGGGGCTCGGCGGAGAGTACGACCTGTACGAGGGAGACGTACGGGAAGGGGATGCCGAGTACAAGGATCTGCGCTACTACACGCGCATCCTGACCGAGCGCGCGAGTGAGTACGTCCAGCGCGACCACGGCGATCAGCCGTGGCTGCTCAACCTCAACTTCACCACCCCGCACTGGCCGTGGATCGCGGACGGGGACGAGGAGCAGAGCGCCGAGATCGTACGCAGGATCAAGGCGGGCCAGAAGGGGGCACTCTGGCACCAGGACGGCGGCTCCGTCGAGAAGTACGCGGAGATGGTGCAGGACCTGGACCGGTCGATCGGTGAGGTGCTGCGCGCCTTGAAGAAGTCCGGGCAGGAGCGGGACACCCTCGTGTTCTTCGCGTCGGACAACGGCGGTGAGCGCTTCTCGTACAACTGGCCCCTGTCGGGCAACAAGTCCTCGCTCCGGGAGGGCGGCATCCGCGTGCCGACCATCGTGCGGTGGCCCGCGCGGCTTGATGGCGGGCAGGTCAGCCATGAGCCGGTCTTCACCCCGGACTGGACGGCGACGCTCCTGGAGATCGGCGGGGCACGGCCGCATCCGGCGTACAAGCTGGACGGGACGAGCCTCGCCCCCTATCTCCTGAAGGGCGAGCGACTCGCCGAGCGCGAGCTGTTCTGGCGTGTGCGTGGGGAGCGGGCGCTGCGGCGCGGGGACTGGAAGTACTACCGGGGCAAGGGCGGTCAGGACCAGCTGTTCAACCTGGCCGAGGACCGGCGGGAGCAGGCCGACCGCGCCGTGGACGAGCCGAAGCTCCTTGGCGAGTTGAAGGCGGCGTGGGAGCGGACGGACAAGGAGCTGCTGCCGTATCCGGGCGAGTGA
- a CDS encoding putative leader peptide, giving the protein MQLPGDPTVTLVERRHVDLVRVASAICRRAA; this is encoded by the coding sequence ATGCAGCTGCCCGGTGACCCGACGGTCACGCTTGTGGAGCGCCGCCACGTCGACCTGGTCCGTGTCGCGAGCGCCATCTGTCGTCGCGCTGCCTGA
- a CDS encoding DUF4394 domain-containing protein translates to MPSSASGAAAGLRAFGITGDGTLMATFTTDRPTVLDWVRAVTGLVGDQKLIGIDYRPQDGLMYGVGDQGGIYTIKTPPATSDVVVTKVSQLQVALYGTNFDIDFNPAADRLRLISDNGQNLRHNLYDHTTVEDTILTTPPATGPARGVTAAAYTNNDLNGATAATLFDIDTKADHVVIQAPANNGTLSPTGSLTIDAGPNAGLDIFSNLTNGKTTSNIAFASLTPYGSNMPSLYNINLLTGEATSVGQFPLNITDLAITLTGS, encoded by the coding sequence ATGCCGAGCAGCGCCTCGGGCGCCGCCGCCGGCCTGCGGGCGTTCGGGATCACCGGCGACGGCACCCTGATGGCCACCTTCACCACCGACCGGCCCACCGTGCTCGACTGGGTCAGAGCCGTCACCGGCCTCGTCGGCGACCAGAAGCTGATCGGGATCGACTACCGGCCCCAGGACGGCCTGATGTACGGAGTCGGCGACCAGGGCGGCATCTACACGATCAAGACCCCTCCGGCCACCTCGGACGTGGTCGTCACCAAGGTCTCCCAGCTTCAGGTCGCGCTGTACGGAACCAACTTCGACATCGACTTCAATCCGGCGGCCGACCGGCTGCGCCTGATCAGCGACAACGGTCAGAACCTGCGGCACAACCTCTACGACCACACCACGGTCGAGGACACCATCCTGACCACCCCTCCGGCCACCGGCCCGGCCAGGGGAGTCACCGCGGCCGCCTACACGAACAACGACCTCAACGGGGCCACCGCGGCAACGCTGTTCGACATCGACACCAAAGCGGACCACGTCGTCATCCAGGCACCGGCCAACAACGGCACCCTGTCCCCGACCGGATCCCTCACCATCGACGCCGGTCCCAACGCGGGCCTGGACATCTTCAGCAACCTCACCAACGGCAAGACGACCTCGAACATCGCCTTCGCCTCACTCACTCCGTACGGCTCGAACATGCCGTCGCTCTACAACATCAACCTCCTCACCGGTGAAGCCACCTCCGTGGGCCAGTTCCCCCTGAACATCACGGACCTGGCCATTACCCTCACCGGAAGCTGA
- a CDS encoding CdaR family transcriptional regulator yields MGSLFAELARQASANARREVEAYVREIPELGLLDASPRDRAETLEYALWLRRRTNELAPSSGMLTEDDLAYIASMGETRADAGMSLESRQQVLRLHTALMLREINEATDAQRGGGVDELMQMMGWFAPQGVRGIGAYCQGFVRVLRRRLPYVEQVALLARSLLTADPMAAELALAVGMELPEHCAVTVIRVPDRLGGDRDLEGEIEALVKTHQVPVVWCPQGAGKGGELIALVPVVPGTAEPVRRHAAPDHLVSDRVSDLVRDFAEALGRPCAAGTATAPASELADALDRARRISRAAPLRRASARLRPHTLADVFVELAVADVPFADDWLQTVARRLASGPDLLVTLDAYYGYDMSRGPAAAALNVHPRTLDYRLRRVQELTGIDPGSTHGVRILSSVVARRLSGAWR; encoded by the coding sequence ATGGGGAGTCTCTTCGCGGAGCTGGCCCGGCAGGCGTCTGCCAACGCGCGCCGGGAGGTCGAGGCGTACGTACGCGAGATTCCGGAGCTCGGGCTCCTGGACGCGTCCCCCCGGGACAGGGCCGAGACGCTGGAGTACGCGCTGTGGCTCCGGCGCCGCACGAACGAACTCGCCCCGAGCAGCGGCATGTTGACCGAGGACGACCTCGCCTACATCGCCTCGATGGGCGAGACACGGGCCGATGCGGGAATGTCGCTGGAGTCACGGCAGCAGGTTCTGCGACTGCATACCGCACTCATGCTGCGCGAGATCAACGAGGCGACCGATGCCCAGCGCGGCGGCGGTGTCGACGAACTCATGCAGATGATGGGCTGGTTCGCCCCGCAGGGCGTGCGCGGCATCGGCGCCTACTGCCAGGGCTTCGTGAGGGTGCTGCGCCGCCGTCTGCCGTACGTCGAGCAGGTCGCTCTGCTGGCCAGGTCGTTGCTGACCGCGGACCCCATGGCGGCGGAACTCGCTCTGGCCGTGGGCATGGAGCTGCCCGAGCACTGCGCGGTGACGGTGATCCGGGTGCCGGACCGCCTCGGCGGCGATCGTGACCTGGAAGGCGAGATCGAGGCACTGGTGAAGACGCACCAGGTGCCGGTCGTTTGGTGCCCGCAAGGCGCAGGTAAGGGCGGTGAGCTGATCGCGTTGGTACCCGTGGTGCCCGGCACCGCCGAGCCCGTACGGCGGCACGCCGCACCCGACCACCTCGTGTCCGACCGCGTCTCCGATCTCGTACGGGACTTCGCCGAGGCCCTCGGCCGCCCCTGTGCCGCCGGCACCGCCACCGCACCGGCGTCCGAGCTCGCCGACGCGCTCGACCGGGCCCGGCGGATCAGCCGGGCGGCCCCGCTGCGGCGGGCGTCCGCGCGGCTGCGGCCGCACACCCTGGCGGACGTCTTCGTCGAACTCGCCGTCGCGGACGTACCGTTCGCCGACGACTGGCTCCAGACGGTGGCCCGGCGCCTGGCCTCCGGCCCGGACCTCCTGGTCACGCTGGACGCTTACTACGGCTACGACATGAGCCGCGGGCCCGCGGCGGCGGCACTGAACGTCCACCCGCGTACCCTGGACTACCGCCTGCGCCGGGTACAGGAGCTCACCGGCATCGACCCGGGCTCGACACACGGCGTGCGGATCCTCAGCTCAGTCGTCGCGCGACGCCTGTCGGGAGCATGGCGCTGA
- a CDS encoding MarR family winged helix-turn-helix transcriptional regulator, producing MAATPPGDGVDAIIRQWQEVRPDLDCSPMAVIGRLSRASRLLERALKEHFAQYGVEPWEFDVLATLYRSGPPYTVSAGELSTAAMVSSAALTNRIDRLVDKDLVDRELDPTHRRRVLISLTDAGIRAIEVLVQHHLANEERLLGGLAPTERTQLERLLRTLLISLGDQPQTTA from the coding sequence ATGGCGGCAACCCCACCCGGCGACGGCGTGGACGCGATCATCCGGCAGTGGCAGGAGGTCCGGCCCGACCTCGACTGCTCGCCGATGGCCGTCATCGGCCGCTTGTCGCGTGCCTCCCGCCTGCTTGAGCGGGCCTTGAAAGAGCACTTCGCGCAGTACGGCGTCGAGCCGTGGGAGTTCGACGTCCTCGCGACGCTCTACCGCTCGGGCCCGCCGTACACCGTCAGCGCGGGAGAGCTCAGTACGGCCGCGATGGTCAGCTCGGCGGCGCTCACCAACCGCATCGACCGGCTCGTCGACAAGGACCTCGTCGACCGCGAGCTCGACCCCACTCACCGGCGCCGCGTCCTCATCTCCCTGACGGACGCGGGCATCCGCGCCATCGAGGTCCTCGTGCAACACCACTTGGCCAACGAGGAACGCCTCCTGGGCGGGCTGGCCCCCACCGAGCGCACACAACTCGAGCGGCTCCTGCGCACTTTGCTGATCTCCCTCGGCGACCAACCGCAGACAACGGCCTGA
- a CDS encoding SgcJ/EcaC family oxidoreductase, protein MKVLLIGASGYIGSAVSAHLADAGHQVVALVRADRPDAGHEQRVGDLTDPASLTRAVTSDIDAVINLAPPTGDAAVDAAAITALTDPLRGTGRAFVYASGVWVLGATGPAAADENAPVNPLPIVGYRPAIERQVLDTADAGVRATVIRPGIVHGNGGGIPALLVDLARKHGAPRYVGAEAVHWPMVHVDDLADLFVATVEKAPAGSLWHGVSESAVPVRDLAAAAGAAAGVDGEPQSWPLEDARAELGAPFADALALDQTVSGDAAREGLGWLPRHAGALADVREVSYPRVDTDGIEVFGAADGQQADVEAIVRFVAGVQYAQQNELVDAFMSNFRKQHPVWTTAHGKRLSGWDEIDGFTRQVLPGAMKESTATYEVVRILFVRPDVAAVNVRQRPVTLDGQPIGDQPEGRPMYVLAKDNGRWRIAAAQNTRVLTG, encoded by the coding sequence GTGAAGGTCCTTCTCATCGGCGCCTCCGGCTACATCGGCTCCGCAGTCTCCGCGCACCTGGCCGACGCCGGTCACCAAGTGGTCGCGCTGGTACGCGCCGACCGCCCGGACGCCGGACACGAGCAGCGCGTCGGAGATTTGACCGACCCCGCCTCCCTCACCCGCGCCGTCACCTCCGACATCGACGCCGTCATCAACCTCGCGCCCCCGACCGGCGACGCCGCGGTGGACGCCGCGGCGATCACCGCGCTGACCGACCCGCTGCGCGGCACCGGGCGCGCGTTCGTCTACGCGAGCGGCGTATGGGTCCTCGGCGCCACCGGCCCGGCCGCCGCCGACGAGAACGCCCCGGTCAACCCGCTGCCGATCGTCGGATACCGCCCGGCCATCGAGCGCCAGGTCCTCGACACCGCCGACGCCGGTGTGCGGGCGACGGTGATCCGCCCCGGCATCGTGCACGGAAACGGCGGCGGTATACCCGCGCTGCTCGTCGACCTCGCCCGCAAGCACGGGGCCCCGAGGTATGTCGGTGCGGAGGCCGTGCACTGGCCGATGGTGCACGTCGACGACCTGGCCGACCTGTTCGTCGCCACCGTCGAGAAGGCGCCCGCCGGCAGCCTGTGGCACGGTGTCTCCGAATCCGCGGTCCCGGTACGCGACCTGGCGGCAGCGGCCGGAGCGGCGGCCGGGGTCGACGGCGAGCCGCAGTCGTGGCCCCTGGAGGACGCCCGCGCGGAGCTCGGCGCACCGTTCGCCGACGCGCTCGCCCTCGACCAGACCGTCAGCGGGGACGCGGCGCGTGAAGGCCTCGGCTGGTTGCCTCGGCACGCGGGAGCGCTCGCCGATGTACGCGAGGTCTCGTACCCGCGGGTGGACACGGACGGCATCGAGGTGTTCGGTGCGGCCGACGGGCAGCAGGCCGACGTCGAGGCCATCGTCCGCTTCGTGGCAGGCGTCCAGTACGCGCAGCAGAACGAGCTCGTCGACGCGTTCATGAGCAACTTCCGCAAGCAGCACCCGGTGTGGACGACCGCACACGGCAAGCGGCTGTCCGGCTGGGACGAGATCGACGGCTTCACGCGCCAGGTGCTGCCCGGCGCGATGAAGGAGTCGACGGCCACCTACGAGGTCGTGCGGATCCTGTTCGTCCGCCCGGACGTCGCCGCGGTCAACGTCCGCCAGCGGCCGGTCACCCTCGACGGGCAGCCCATCGGGGACCAGCCGGAAGGCCGCCCGATGTACGTCCTCGCCAAGGACAACGGCCGCTGGCGGATCGCGGCCGCGCAGAACACCCGGGTCCTCACCGGCTGA
- a CDS encoding deoxynucleoside kinase, translated as MAVICVGGMIGIGKTSVAEVLAKELGSTVFYESVDDNPILPLFYTASPEEIQAKRYPFLLQLYFLQTRFASIKEAYKQGDNVLDRSIYEDWYFAKVNHDLGRISSLEMGVYEGLLAEMMREIDGLPYRKAPDLMVYLKADFETVLHRIGLRGRDFEQDDALVEYYRTLWSGYDDWVHRHYSASDVLVVDMNHTDVVNNPEDAARVAREVKEALAAARSRV; from the coding sequence ATGGCAGTGATCTGCGTCGGAGGCATGATCGGGATCGGCAAGACGAGCGTGGCCGAGGTGCTCGCCAAGGAGCTGGGGAGCACGGTCTTCTACGAGAGCGTGGACGACAATCCGATCCTTCCGCTGTTCTACACGGCGAGCCCCGAGGAGATCCAGGCGAAGCGCTACCCGTTCCTGCTCCAGCTGTACTTCCTGCAGACGCGGTTCGCCTCGATCAAGGAGGCGTACAAGCAGGGCGACAACGTCCTGGACCGGTCCATCTACGAGGACTGGTATTTCGCCAAGGTCAACCACGATCTGGGCCGGATCAGCTCCCTCGAGATGGGGGTGTACGAGGGACTGCTCGCCGAGATGATGCGTGAGATCGACGGCCTGCCGTACCGCAAGGCACCCGACCTCATGGTCTACCTGAAGGCGGACTTCGAGACGGTGCTGCACCGCATCGGGCTGCGGGGCCGCGATTTCGAGCAGGACGACGCGCTGGTCGAGTACTACCGCACTCTGTGGTCCGGCTACGACGACTGGGTGCACCGGCACTACTCGGCCAGCGACGTCCTCGTCGTCGACATGAACCACACCGACGTGGTGAACAACCCGGAGGACGCGGCCCGTGTGGCGCGGGAGGTCAAGGAGGCGCTGGCCGCGGCCAGGAGCCGCGTCTGA
- a CDS encoding alpha/beta hydrolase — translation MHFTSEQRLDDGVLERGFTLGEIPGILWTPASASASAPVPLILLGHPPLGLHKMYSRLVARARQAAADGFAAATIELPGSGERPRWAAAEEARADLRRAMEAGGPVGEEIVDRLVLPLVDQAVPEWQTALDALLPLPEIGGPVGYSGGVISIGTRLAAVEPRVSAAVLFAGSLVPRVMFEEARQVTVPLHVLLQWDDEGNDRQAALDLFDAFGSKEKTLHANMGGHTGVPQFAGDAAARFFTRHLK, via the coding sequence ATGCACTTCACTTCTGAACAGCGTCTCGACGACGGCGTCCTCGAGCGCGGATTCACCCTCGGCGAGATCCCCGGCATCCTGTGGACGCCCGCATCGGCGTCCGCGTCCGCACCGGTGCCGCTGATCCTGCTCGGCCACCCCCCGCTCGGCCTGCACAAGATGTACTCCCGGCTGGTGGCCCGGGCCCGGCAGGCCGCGGCGGACGGCTTCGCCGCGGCCACCATCGAGCTCCCCGGAAGCGGGGAGCGGCCCCGCTGGGCCGCCGCCGAAGAGGCCCGGGCCGACCTGCGCCGGGCGATGGAGGCCGGCGGGCCGGTCGGCGAGGAGATCGTGGACCGGCTCGTCCTCCCGCTGGTCGACCAGGCGGTCCCGGAGTGGCAGACCGCTCTGGACGCCCTCCTGCCGCTGCCCGAGATCGGCGGCCCGGTCGGGTACTCGGGGGGAGTGATCTCCATCGGGACCCGGCTGGCAGCGGTCGAGCCGCGCGTCTCGGCCGCCGTTCTGTTCGCCGGGAGCCTCGTGCCTCGCGTCATGTTCGAGGAGGCCCGACAGGTCACCGTTCCGCTGCACGTCCTTTTGCAGTGGGACGACGAGGGCAACGACCGGCAGGCGGCCCTGGACCTGTTCGACGCCTTCGGTTCGAAGGAGAAGACGCTGCACGCCAACATGGGCGGCCACACCGGCGTCCCCCAGTTCGCGGGAGACGCCGCGGCCCGGTTCTTCACCCGGCACCTGAAGTGA
- a CDS encoding phospholipase D-like domain-containing protein, protein MKKTRSLLALALGASGLFAAAPAPAAAAPVPLVTTGAVFNDPTGDTAAQDAVFGHIARLVDGAQKGSDIKMSMYVLGSDYLAARLTAAHQRGVNVQVVLDNESLLHWAGKVTYPKLVEGLKPATGSGTSWVRVCAANQACLAKDPNPGDSFHGVNHNKFVLFSRTTGSGTGTVPVDDVVVQTSANQTPWDRQHAFNDALTVVGNTALYTAYTGYFNDLAAAQAGTKAQVADYPTEYPAGNAKAYFFPRAASDPILNILNTVDNPVNGQPACYGNSPGHGTEDGRTVIRVAMHQITRPEVAQKLWELDDAGCYVDIVYRYLDVEGGGTAIADQLSKPTRFGGIALHRLDDADDGDGDPKTSNAMATHSKFLLIDGTYLGKADQKIVFTGSHPYTKSALTTNDEALLKYDDAAVHDAYRENFRAQRALADQQMARVASTG, encoded by the coding sequence ATGAAGAAGACCCGATCTCTGCTCGCCCTGGCGCTGGGGGCGTCCGGCCTGTTCGCGGCCGCTCCCGCCCCCGCCGCTGCCGCTCCGGTGCCGCTCGTCACCACCGGCGCGGTGTTCAACGACCCGACGGGGGACACGGCCGCCCAGGACGCGGTGTTCGGCCACATAGCCCGGCTCGTCGACGGGGCCCAGAAGGGCTCGGACATCAAGATGTCGATGTACGTGCTCGGTTCGGACTACCTCGCGGCCCGGCTGACCGCGGCGCACCAGCGCGGCGTGAACGTCCAGGTCGTCCTGGACAACGAGAGCCTGCTGCACTGGGCGGGCAAGGTCACGTACCCGAAGCTCGTCGAAGGCCTCAAGCCCGCGACGGGCTCCGGCACTTCATGGGTGCGGGTGTGCGCGGCGAACCAGGCGTGCCTTGCCAAGGACCCGAACCCGGGCGACTCCTTCCACGGCGTCAACCACAACAAGTTCGTGCTCTTCTCCCGCACCACCGGCAGCGGCACCGGCACGGTCCCGGTCGACGACGTGGTCGTACAGACGTCCGCCAACCAGACCCCGTGGGACCGGCAGCACGCCTTCAACGACGCGCTGACCGTGGTCGGCAACACCGCGCTGTACACCGCGTACACCGGCTACTTCAACGACCTCGCGGCCGCCCAGGCCGGGACGAAGGCGCAGGTCGCCGACTACCCGACGGAGTATCCGGCGGGCAACGCGAAGGCGTACTTCTTTCCCCGGGCCGCCTCCGACCCGATCCTCAACATCCTCAACACCGTCGACAACCCGGTGAACGGGCAGCCCGCCTGCTACGGGAACTCCCCGGGCCACGGCACCGAGGACGGCCGCACCGTCATCCGGGTCGCGATGCACCAGATCACCCGGCCCGAGGTCGCCCAGAAGCTGTGGGAGCTCGACGACGCGGGCTGCTACGTCGACATCGTCTACCGCTACCTCGACGTGGAAGGGGGCGGTACGGCGATCGCCGACCAACTGTCCAAGCCGACCAGGTTCGGCGGGATCGCCCTGCACCGACTGGACGACGCGGACGACGGCGACGGCGACCCGAAGACGAGCAACGCGATGGCGACGCACTCCAAGTTCCTTCTGATCGACGGGACATACCTCGGCAAGGCCGACCAGAAGATCGTCTTCACTGGCAGCCACCCGTACACGAAGAGCGCGTTGACGACGAACGACGAGGCGCTGCTCAAGTACGACGACGCGGCGGTGCACGACGCCTACCGCGAGAACTTCCGCGCCCAGCGTGCCCTGGCCGACCAGCAGATGGCCCGCGTCGCATCCACCGGCTGA
- a CDS encoding VWA domain-containing protein, whose product MTSTFMVPGANIQVAASVVRTELAWKTADGGPDADASALLLTQDGRVRDDNDLVFYNQPRHASGAVRHLGKRDDADAVTDTVEVDLTALEPDVARVSLCASADGGTFGELRELRMRLLDVGTGAEIARFDMAATTETAFIGGELYRRGEEWKFRAVGQGYASGLAGLATDFGISVAEEPEPEPAVTSRPASIPSQAEPRGEESLPVDMRKRLDLRKQQVAVCLTKHGAQGARARVVLVLDASGSMTSLYSDGVVADVVERMAAVAAQLEDDGTLQVWAFATESTPLPDLRISELPDWLQAHVPSGQGPRYHRLVKYRGFFGRKGREELQDIGWQNDEQKAIAQVRAHVRENPAAVPTLVLFFSDGGVYKDAQIERELREAAKEPIFWQFVGLGQSNYGVLERFDTLTGRHVDNTGFFAVDDIAQLSDEELYDRLLSQFPSWLTAARAAGVLPA is encoded by the coding sequence ATGACATCTACCTTCATGGTTCCGGGCGCCAACATTCAGGTGGCCGCCTCCGTCGTACGTACCGAACTCGCCTGGAAGACGGCGGACGGCGGCCCCGACGCCGACGCCTCCGCGCTGCTGCTCACTCAGGACGGACGGGTCCGTGACGACAACGACCTCGTGTTCTACAACCAGCCGCGCCATGCGTCCGGCGCCGTACGGCACTTGGGCAAGCGCGACGACGCGGACGCTGTCACGGACACGGTCGAGGTGGATCTCACCGCGTTGGAACCGGATGTCGCGCGAGTCTCCCTGTGCGCGTCTGCCGACGGCGGAACGTTCGGTGAGCTCAGGGAGCTGCGGATGCGGCTGCTGGACGTCGGGACCGGTGCGGAAATCGCCCGCTTCGACATGGCGGCGACGACCGAAACCGCGTTCATCGGCGGGGAGCTCTACCGCCGCGGCGAGGAATGGAAGTTCCGGGCCGTGGGGCAGGGATACGCATCCGGGCTGGCCGGACTGGCGACGGACTTCGGCATATCGGTGGCCGAAGAGCCGGAACCCGAGCCGGCGGTGACCTCCAGACCGGCGTCCATACCGTCGCAGGCGGAGCCGCGAGGCGAGGAGAGTCTCCCCGTCGACATGCGCAAGCGTCTGGATCTGCGCAAGCAGCAGGTTGCCGTATGCCTCACCAAGCACGGTGCGCAGGGCGCCAGAGCACGAGTGGTGCTGGTCCTCGACGCCTCAGGATCGATGACCTCTCTCTACAGCGACGGCGTGGTCGCCGATGTGGTGGAGCGGATGGCCGCGGTGGCCGCCCAACTGGAGGACGACGGCACACTGCAGGTCTGGGCGTTCGCCACGGAATCGACCCCGCTGCCCGACCTGCGGATCAGTGAACTGCCCGACTGGCTCCAGGCCCACGTTCCGTCCGGGCAGGGCCCGCGGTACCACCGGCTCGTGAAGTACCGGGGATTCTTCGGCCGCAAGGGCCGCGAGGAGTTGCAGGACATCGGGTGGCAGAACGACGAGCAGAAGGCCATCGCCCAAGTCCGCGCCCACGTCCGGGAGAACCCGGCAGCGGTGCCCACCCTGGTGCTCTTCTTCTCCGACGGCGGGGTGTACAAGGACGCGCAGATCGAGCGGGAGTTGCGCGAGGCCGCCAAGGAGCCGATCTTCTGGCAGTTCGTGGGGCTGGGGCAATCCAACTACGGCGTGCTGGAACGATTCGACACACTGACGGGCCGTCACGTCGACAACACCGGCTTCTTCGCGGTCGACGACATCGCGCAGCTCTCCGACGAGGAGCTGTACGACCGGCTGCTGTCGCAGTTCCCCTCCTGGCTAACGGCAGCCCGCGCGGCGGGCGTTCTGCCCGCGTAG